One genomic region from Prunus persica cultivar Lovell chromosome G3, Prunus_persica_NCBIv2, whole genome shotgun sequence encodes:
- the LOC18788071 gene encoding meiosis-specific protein ASY3 isoform X1 yields the protein MSVDTRRYLRDDQTSNCRSFGSINHPSSQSRKISIGIMVDQLAKKKSGVTKEGEVVVPNAEMEKSNLGNITQGKNKKEEFTASKKAKQTKDPQQVNSPWITTTSFHQKMRTSDTVLHAKQYSNLPSGSGKQYKLDGARNAPLTYSVQFFANQTSFLESDGKKQNNFDRVNYQKKEVKDRAVEVQDFTFETAKEVIMSDKEVLVDKAVATEGRRTETLRMKLWEILGTVSSPDDQRSKSQLHKVGDDKLNPQQEFDQMGATVVKSKQNSDRPGQKYDEKGDASINPRQNSDTIEMDSESPDNIVRRPVTRSLSRKRAPTKKQHRTATNGPSPGYKMKHREDSIFSFEECCEKLHGSFAGGSSKSTRKKRENKSFRTEFPGICLPEKDKSTKIQQPINRSETPSPAKQATSVDKTMGNFHGCLPENEREYLELEKNIQEQEIYQSPLTTKKFKRDFDTLENKDQHEEDNGNPSLKNDANPEDDYLSPTFGIKTPVSSSSPSSIPKSDHVSSPAQSERRFTVGDIHSFRTFWTSKQDFCDNGQTKSSDTVEEELKDSPLRKTAADVEENDAEDGLFLSSSEERDLGSCEEGSPIIHGHDWTGEDNWIEEPSEPNQVDGLARAVELFALELEKLKTKLRSATNRKSSEILMSVAGEVHMQLQNVESQIQTDVGKLTNLSKSKRKRLESRFEDFIEQQEHLKVIYDKFKEQVNQHLQDCRSTFEGLDVYQTEFKGTVEKQKASHRKLLLQVEEAIETQLNDAQGRIQVMQEMGRGKMLQLKHELALCLKEGILS from the exons ATGTCGGTTGATACACGACGATATTTACGGGAT GACCAAACAAGCAATTGTCGGAGTTTTGGAAGCATTAATCATCCCTCTAGCCAATCGAGAAAGATATCCATTGGAATTATGGTAGACCAATTAGCCAAGAAAAAGTCTGGAGTCACAAAGGAAGGGGAGGTTGTGGTGCCAAATGCAGAAATGGAAAAATCTAACTTAGGAAATATCACACAGGgaaaaaacaagaaggaaGAATTCACAGCTTCcaagaaagcaaaacaaacTAAGGATCCACAGCAGGTGAATTCCCCATGGATTACTACTACATCATTCCACCAGAAAATGCGGACTTCAGATACCGTTCTTCATGCAAAACAATATTCTAATTTGCCATCTGGTAGTGGGAAGCAGTACAAACTTGATGGAGCAAGGAATGCACCACTTACATATTCTGTTCAGTTTTTTGCAAACCAAACCTCGTTTTTGGAGTCGGATGGTAAGAAACAGAATAACTTTGATAGAGTTAACTACCAAAAGAAGGAAGTGAAGGATAGAGCAGTGGAGGTCCAAGATTTCACATTTGAGACTGCGAAGGAAGTCATAATGTCGGATAAGGAGGTGCTAGTGGATAAAGCAGTTGCAACAGAAGGCAGAAGAACTGAAACTCTCAGAATGAAGCTTTGGGAGATTTTGGGAACTGTTTCTTCACCAGATGATCAGCGTTCCAAATCTCAGCTTCATAAGGTTGGTGACGATAAATTAAATCCACAGCAGGAATTTGATCAAATGGGTGCCACAGTTGTCAAGTCCAAGCAGAATTCTGATAGACCAGGGCAAAAATATGATGAAAAGGGTGATGCATCTATCAATCCAAGACAAAATTCAGATACTATAGAAATGGATTCTGAAAGTCCTGATAATATTGTCAGGAGACCAGTGACTCGTTCTTTGAGCCGAAAGAGAGCTCCAACTAAAAAACAACATAGAACTGCAACAAATGGTCCATCCCCTGGTTACAAAATGAAACATAGAGAGGACagcatattttcttttgaagaatGCTGCGAAAAACTACATGGTTCTTTTGCTGGTGGATCCTCAAAGTCTACacggaagaagagagagaacaaaagtTTCAGAACTGAGTTTCCTGGGATCTGCCTTCCGGAAAAGGATAAGTCAACTAAGATTCAGCAACCAATTAATAGGAGTGAAACACCATCACCTGCTAAGCAAGCTACTTCTGTAGATAAGACAATGGGAAATTTTCATGGTTGCCTACCTGAGAATGAAAGAGAGTATCTTGAACTGGAGAAGAATATCCAAGAGCAAGAAATCTATCAATCACCACTGACCACCAAGAAATTTAAACGAGACTTTGACACTCTAGAAAATAAAGACCAACATGAAGAAGACAATGGCAATCCAAGCTTGAAGAATGATGCTAATCCAGAAGATGATTATCTAAGTCCAACATTTGGAATTAAAACACCTGTGTCAAGCTCTTCTCCTAGCTCAATCCCAAAATCAGACCATGTTAGTAGTCCTGCACAATCAGAGAGGAGATTTACTGTGGGAGATATTCATAGTTTCAGGACTTTCTGGACTTCAAAACAAGATTTTTGTGATAATGGACAAACAAAATCTTCT GATACTGTGGAAGAGGAACTCAAGGATTCTCCGTTGAGAAAAACAGCAGCTGACGTGGAAGAAAATGATGCAGAAGATGGCCTGTTTTTATCATCATCTGAAGAGAGAGACTTGGGGAGTTGTGAAGAAGGTTCTCCCATTATCCACGGACATGACT GGACTGGAGAAGATAATTGGATAGAGGAACCTTCAGAGCCTAACCAAGTTGATGGACTGGCTag GGCTGTTGAACTGTTTGCCTTGGAATTAGAAAAACTTAAAACCAAATTGAGGTCAGCAACTAATAGGAAATCCTCTGAAATTCTGATGTCTGTTGCCGGGGAGGTACATATGCAGCTGCAGAATGTTGAGTCTCAGATTCAAACGGATGT GGGAAAGCTCACAAACCTCAGTAaatcaaagagaaaaaggcTGGAATCAAGGTTTGAGG ATTTTATAG AGCAACAAGAACACTTGAAAGTGATTTATGACAAATTCAAGGAACAGGTCAATCAGCATCTTCAAGATTGCAGAAGCACATTTGAAGGGCTGGACGTGTACCAGACAGAGTTCAAGGGAACCGTGGAAAAGCAAA AAGCATCACACAGAAAGCTTCTGTTGCAAGTGGAAGAAGCAATTGAGACTCAACTCAATGATGCCCAAGGAAGAATCCAAGTCATGCAAGAG ATGGGACGTGGGAAGATGCTCCAGTTGAAACACGAACTGGCTTTGTGTTTGAAAGAGGGTATTCTAAGTTGA
- the LOC18788071 gene encoding meiosis-specific protein ASY3 isoform X2 → MSVDTRRYLRDDQTSNCRSFGSINHPSSQSRKISIGIMVDQLAKKKSGVTKEGEVVVPNAEMEKSNLGNITQGKNKKEEFTASKKAKQTKDPQQVNSPWITTTSFHQKMRTSDTVLHAKQYSNLPSGSGKQYKLDGARNAPLTYSVQFFANQTSFLESDGKKQNNFDRVNYQKKEVKDRAVEVQDFTFETAKEVIMSDKEVLVDKAVATEGRRTETLRMKLWEILGTVSSPDDQRSKSQLHKVGDDKLNPQQEFDQMGATVVKSKQNSDRPGQKYDEKGDASINPRQNSDTIEMDSESPDNIVRRPVTRSLSRKRAPTKKQHRTATNGPSPGYKMKHREDSIFSFEECCEKLHGSFAGGSSKSTRKKRENKSFRTEFPGICLPEKDKSTKIQQPINRSETPSPAKQATSVDKTMGNFHGCLPENEREYLELEKNIQEQEIYQSPLTTKKFKRDFDTLENKDQHEEDNGNPSLKNDANPEDDYLSPTFGIKTPVSSSSPSSIPKSDHVSSPAQSERRFTVGDIHSFRTFWTSKQDFCDNGQTKSSDTVEEELKDSPLRKTAADVEENDAEDGLFLSSSEERDLGSCEEGSPIIHGHDWTGEDNWIEEPSEPNQVDGLARAVELFALELEKLKTKLRSATNRKSSEILMSVAGEVHMQLQNVESQIQTDVGKLTNLSKSKRKRLESRFEEQQEHLKVIYDKFKEQVNQHLQDCRSTFEGLDVYQTEFKGTVEKQKASHRKLLLQVEEAIETQLNDAQGRIQVMQEMGRGKMLQLKHELALCLKEGILS, encoded by the exons ATGTCGGTTGATACACGACGATATTTACGGGAT GACCAAACAAGCAATTGTCGGAGTTTTGGAAGCATTAATCATCCCTCTAGCCAATCGAGAAAGATATCCATTGGAATTATGGTAGACCAATTAGCCAAGAAAAAGTCTGGAGTCACAAAGGAAGGGGAGGTTGTGGTGCCAAATGCAGAAATGGAAAAATCTAACTTAGGAAATATCACACAGGgaaaaaacaagaaggaaGAATTCACAGCTTCcaagaaagcaaaacaaacTAAGGATCCACAGCAGGTGAATTCCCCATGGATTACTACTACATCATTCCACCAGAAAATGCGGACTTCAGATACCGTTCTTCATGCAAAACAATATTCTAATTTGCCATCTGGTAGTGGGAAGCAGTACAAACTTGATGGAGCAAGGAATGCACCACTTACATATTCTGTTCAGTTTTTTGCAAACCAAACCTCGTTTTTGGAGTCGGATGGTAAGAAACAGAATAACTTTGATAGAGTTAACTACCAAAAGAAGGAAGTGAAGGATAGAGCAGTGGAGGTCCAAGATTTCACATTTGAGACTGCGAAGGAAGTCATAATGTCGGATAAGGAGGTGCTAGTGGATAAAGCAGTTGCAACAGAAGGCAGAAGAACTGAAACTCTCAGAATGAAGCTTTGGGAGATTTTGGGAACTGTTTCTTCACCAGATGATCAGCGTTCCAAATCTCAGCTTCATAAGGTTGGTGACGATAAATTAAATCCACAGCAGGAATTTGATCAAATGGGTGCCACAGTTGTCAAGTCCAAGCAGAATTCTGATAGACCAGGGCAAAAATATGATGAAAAGGGTGATGCATCTATCAATCCAAGACAAAATTCAGATACTATAGAAATGGATTCTGAAAGTCCTGATAATATTGTCAGGAGACCAGTGACTCGTTCTTTGAGCCGAAAGAGAGCTCCAACTAAAAAACAACATAGAACTGCAACAAATGGTCCATCCCCTGGTTACAAAATGAAACATAGAGAGGACagcatattttcttttgaagaatGCTGCGAAAAACTACATGGTTCTTTTGCTGGTGGATCCTCAAAGTCTACacggaagaagagagagaacaaaagtTTCAGAACTGAGTTTCCTGGGATCTGCCTTCCGGAAAAGGATAAGTCAACTAAGATTCAGCAACCAATTAATAGGAGTGAAACACCATCACCTGCTAAGCAAGCTACTTCTGTAGATAAGACAATGGGAAATTTTCATGGTTGCCTACCTGAGAATGAAAGAGAGTATCTTGAACTGGAGAAGAATATCCAAGAGCAAGAAATCTATCAATCACCACTGACCACCAAGAAATTTAAACGAGACTTTGACACTCTAGAAAATAAAGACCAACATGAAGAAGACAATGGCAATCCAAGCTTGAAGAATGATGCTAATCCAGAAGATGATTATCTAAGTCCAACATTTGGAATTAAAACACCTGTGTCAAGCTCTTCTCCTAGCTCAATCCCAAAATCAGACCATGTTAGTAGTCCTGCACAATCAGAGAGGAGATTTACTGTGGGAGATATTCATAGTTTCAGGACTTTCTGGACTTCAAAACAAGATTTTTGTGATAATGGACAAACAAAATCTTCT GATACTGTGGAAGAGGAACTCAAGGATTCTCCGTTGAGAAAAACAGCAGCTGACGTGGAAGAAAATGATGCAGAAGATGGCCTGTTTTTATCATCATCTGAAGAGAGAGACTTGGGGAGTTGTGAAGAAGGTTCTCCCATTATCCACGGACATGACT GGACTGGAGAAGATAATTGGATAGAGGAACCTTCAGAGCCTAACCAAGTTGATGGACTGGCTag GGCTGTTGAACTGTTTGCCTTGGAATTAGAAAAACTTAAAACCAAATTGAGGTCAGCAACTAATAGGAAATCCTCTGAAATTCTGATGTCTGTTGCCGGGGAGGTACATATGCAGCTGCAGAATGTTGAGTCTCAGATTCAAACGGATGT GGGAAAGCTCACAAACCTCAGTAaatcaaagagaaaaaggcTGGAATCAAGGTTTGAGG AGCAACAAGAACACTTGAAAGTGATTTATGACAAATTCAAGGAACAGGTCAATCAGCATCTTCAAGATTGCAGAAGCACATTTGAAGGGCTGGACGTGTACCAGACAGAGTTCAAGGGAACCGTGGAAAAGCAAA AAGCATCACACAGAAAGCTTCTGTTGCAAGTGGAAGAAGCAATTGAGACTCAACTCAATGATGCCCAAGGAAGAATCCAAGTCATGCAAGAG ATGGGACGTGGGAAGATGCTCCAGTTGAAACACGAACTGGCTTTGTGTTTGAAAGAGGGTATTCTAAGTTGA
- the LOC18788016 gene encoding protoporphyrinogen oxidase 1, chloroplastic, giving the protein MSTAGLADLPSLAATQPLFFPAPHGHRPPSVYVGPKPNKATPSLKLRCSVAKESTISPLGVSGEGGQLGAVDCVVVGGGISGLCIAQALATKHGDAVPNVIVTEARDRVGGNIITVQKDGYLWEEGPNSFQPSDPMLTMLVDSGLKDDLVLGDPNAPRFVLWDGKLRPVPSSPADIPFFDLMSIGGKLRAAFGALGIRPSPPPPGHEESVEEFVRRNLGDEVFERLIEPFCSGVYAGDPSKLSMKAAFGKVWNLEQNGGSIVGGAFKAIQERKRAHMTPRDPRLPKPKGQTVGSFRKGLSMLPDAISSRLGSKVKLSWKLSSITKLDKGGYTLTYETPEGLISVLSKSVVMTVPSHVASSLLRPLSGAAADALSKFYYPPVAAVSISYPKEAIRTECLIDGELKGFGQLHPRSQGLKTLGTIYSSSLFPNRAPPGRVLLLNYIGGATNPGILSKKESELVEAVDQDLRNVLLNRNAKDPLVLGVKVWPQAIPQFLVGHFDVLDAAKAALSDSQGLFLGGNYVTGVALGRCVEGAYDVAAEVANFVSRYAYK; this is encoded by the exons ATGAGCACCGCCGGGCTCGCAGACCTCCCTTCGCTAGCGGCCACTCAGCCTCTTTTCTTTCCTGCACCTCACGGTCACAGACCTCCCTCCGTTTATGTGGGCCCCAAACCAAACAAAGCCACCCCTTCCCTAAAGTTGCGATGCTCGGTAGCCAAAGAGTCCACGATATCTCCATTGGGTGTGAGTGGAGAGGGTGGGCAGTTGGGCGCCGTTGACTGCGTTGTGGTGGGCGGTGGAATCAGTGGGCTCTGCATCGCTCAGGCGCTGGCCACCAAGCACGGCGACGCCGTTCCGAATGTCATAGTGACGGAGGCCAGAGACCGCGTGGGAGGCAACATAATCACCGTCCAGAAGGACGGCTATCTCTGGGAAGAGGGCCCCAATAGTTTTCAGCCGTCGGATCCCATGCTCACCATGCTG GTGGACAGTGGTTTGAAGGATGATCTGGTTCTTGGGGATCCTAATGCACCTCGGTTCGTGTTGTGGGACGGCAAGTTGAGGCCTGTACCCTCCAGCCCAGCTGACATACCTTTCTTTGACTTGATGAGCATCGGCGGCAAACTCAGGGCTGCCTTTGGCGCTCTTGGCATTCGCCCTTCCCCTCCTCCTCCA GGTCATGAGGAATCAGTCGAAGAGTTTGTGCGTCGTAATCTCGGAGATGAGGTTTTTGAACGCTTGATTGAGCCTTTCTGTTCAG GTGTTTATGCGGGTGATCCTTCAAAGTTAAGTATGAAAGCAGCATTTGGCAAAGTTTGGAATCTAGAGCAAAATGGGGGCAGTATCGTTGGTGGTGCTTTTAAAGCAATCCAGGAGAGGAAGCGTGCTCATATGACACCTCGAGATCC GCGCCTACCAAAACCAAAGGGCCAAACAGTTGGATCTTTTAGGAAGGGACTTTCTATGTTGCCGGATGCAATTTCTTCAAG GTTGGGAAGCAAAGTAAAGTTATCTTGGAAGCTTTCAAGTATCACTAAATTGGATAAAGGAGGGTACACTTTGACATATGAAACACCAGAAGGATTGATTTCAGTACTGAGTAAGAGTGTTGTGATGACTGTTCCATCCCATGTAGCAAGTAGCTTATTGCGTCCTCTATCT GGTGCTGCTGCAGATGCActatcaaaattttattacCCACCAGTTGCAGCAGTTTCTATTTCATATCCAAAAGAAGCAATTCGGACTGAATGCTTGATAGATGGTGAACTGAAGGGTTTTGGTCAATTGCATCCTCGTAGCCAAGGGCTGAAAACATTAG GAACTATATACAGCTCATCACTCTTTCCTAATCGTGCACCACCTGGAAGGGTACTGCTCTTGAACTATATTGGAGGTGCCACCAATCCTGGGATTTTGTCAAAG AAAGAGAGCGAGCTTGTTGAAGCAGTTGATCAAGATCTGAGAAACGTCCTCCTAAACCGCAATGCTAAGGACCCACTTGTATTGGGTGTGAAAGTATGGCCACAAGCCATTCCACAGTTCTTGGTTGGTCATTTTGATGTCCTAGATGCTGCAAAAGCTGCTTTAAGTGATTCCCAAGGGTTGTTTCTGGGTGGCAACTACGTCACTGGTGTAGCCTTGGGTCGATGTGTTGAGGGTGCTTATGATGTTGCAGCTGAGGTGGCTAATTTTGTATCACGATATGCTTACAAATAG
- the LOC18788008 gene encoding auxin-responsive protein IAA20 — translation MGRGRAPTSSTSCSSSIDSSNHPGPALSTTPSSSSQTLPSSFSHSQFRQLKRDLSTDLRLGLSLSPSASHSQQHNPSVARGSSSDLAYSNQPKEEAMNNYAAAAADEGSNDNDDHTTSTFYVKVYMAGHAIGRKLDLLAHDGFHDLIRTLEHMFNTNILWGDEVDRVHSESGRDVHVLTYEDEEGDWLMVGDVPWEMFLSAAKRLKITRTFPC, via the exons ATGGGCAGAGGCAGAGCTCCTACAAGTAGTACTAGTTGTTCTTCATCTATTGACAGTAGCAACCACCCAGGCCCAGCTCTCTCAACAACGCCATCATCATCTTCCCAAACCCTCccatcttctttctcacaCTCACAGTTCAGACAGTTAAAGAGAGATCTTAGCACAGATCTCAGGCTTGGGCTTAGCTTATCACCCTCTGCCTCTCACTCTCAACAACACAACCCTTCTGTTGCaag GGGGTCATCGTCGGATTTGGCGTATTCAAACCAGCCGAAGGAGGAGGCGATGAATAATTATGCAGCAGCTGCAGCAGATGAAGGCAGCAATGATAATGATGATCACACCACATCCACCTTCTATGTGAAGGTTTACATGGCAGGCCATGCTATTGGCAGGAAGTTGGATCTATTAGCGCATGATGGTTTTCATGACTTGATACGAACACTGGAACATATGTTCAACACCAACATTCTCT GGGGAGATGAGGTGGATAGAGTGCACTCTGAGTCTGGTCGTGATGTTCATGTTTTGACATATGAAGACGAGGAAGGGGATTGGCTGATGGTGGGGGATGTTCCTTGGGA GATGTTCTTGTCCGCAGCGAAAAGATTGAAGATCACAAGGACTTTTCCATGCTGA
- the LOC18788063 gene encoding protein ROOT PRIMORDIUM DEFECTIVE 1: protein MEPKLLFSSTKASPSPSLPFFLSYKSPFLLQPKQSTKTHLSVSKILPEKSLFWGQSLVLHGRDVPLGNLTKNHVPFGPISAAVKRRKELPFDNVIQKDKKLKLVLKIRKILVSQPDRVMSLRELGRYRRDLGLQKKRRFIALLKKFPAVFEIVEEGVYSLQFKLTPEAERLYFEELKVRNEMEDLLVVKLRKLLMMSLDKRILLEKIAHLRNDLGLPLEFRDTICHRYPQFFKVVATARGPALELTHWDPELAVSAAELSEEENRVREIEEKDLIIDRPLKFNRLKLPKGLNLSKGEMRRICLFRDIPYISPYSDFSGLRSGTIEKEKHACAVVHEMLSLTVEKRTLVDHLTHFREEFRFSQQVRGMLIRHPDMFYVSLKGDRDSVFLREAYRDSQLIDKDRLLIIKEKLRSIISVPRFPRRGAPRSEADGAEGNDEAKGGTLEEGEEWSDAENFMSDDEFDNDEDDDEDDWSDEDDDTPPDFDEDGKTLNIGVSKPVKDEDNSRQNDGKVLVPVLPDGRPRERW, encoded by the coding sequence ATGGAACCGAAGCTCTTGTTTTCTTCAACCAAAGCCTCACCGTCCCCTTCTTTACCCTTTTTTCTCTCATACaaatctccttttcttctacAACCCAAACAATCTACGAAAACCCATTTGTCAGTCTCAAAGATACTGCCAGAAAAATCGCTATTCTGGGGACAGAGTTTGGTTTTACATGGGAGAGATGTTCCTTTGGGAAACCTGACAAAAAACCATGTCCCGTTTGGGCCAATAAGTGCTGCTgtgaagagaaggaaagagCTTCCCTTTGACAACGTAATTCAAAAGGATAAAAAGTTGAAGCTGGTTTTGAAGATACGAAAAATTTTAGTGAGCCAACCTGATAGAGTTATGTCGCTTAGAGAGTTAGGTAGGTACAGAAGAGACTTGGGTCTGCAGAAAAAGCGTCGTTTTATTGCCTTGTTAAAGAAGTTCCCTGCAGTGTTTGAGATTGTTGAAGAAGGGGTTTACTCTTTGCAATTCAAATTGACGCCGGAAGCAGAAAGGCTTTATTTTGAGGAGTTGAAGGTCAGGAATGAGATGGAAGACTTGCTAGTCGTGAAGTTGAGGAAATTGTTGATGATGTCATTGGATAAGCGGATTTTATTGGAGAAGATTGCCCATTTGAGGAATGATTTGGGGCTTCCTTTAGAGTTTCGTGATACAATTTGTCACCGGTACCCTCAGTTCTTTAAAGTTGTTGCAACTGCAAGAGGTCCGGCTTTAGAATTAACTCATTGGGATCCTGAGCTTGCAGTTTCAGCAGCTGAGTTATCCGAAGAGGAAAACCGGGTTAGAGAAATAGAAGAGAAAGATTTAATTATAGATAGGCCTCTCAAGTTCAATAGACTAAAACTGCCAAAGGGTCTTAATCTTTCCAAGGGTGAGATGAGAAGGATATGCCTGTTCAGGGACATACCTTACATATCCCCTTACTCTGATTTCTCGGGCCTGAGGTCAGGTACAattgagaaagagaaacatGCTTGTGCAGTTGTTCATGAGATGTTGAGTCTTACTGTGGAGAAGAGGACTCTTGTGGATCACCTTACTCATTTTCGAGAAGAGTTTAGATTCTCTCAGCAGGTGAGGGGTATGCTGATAAGGCACCCTGATATGTTTTACGTGTCCTTGAAAGGAGACAGGGATTCAGTTTTCCTTAGGGAAGCATATCGTGATTCCCAATTGATAGACAAGGATCGTTTGTTGATCATAAAGGAGAAGCTTCGATCTATTATATCTGTTCCTCGGTTTCCTCGAAGGGGTGCTCCCAGAAGTGAGGCAGATGGTGCAGAAGGAAATGATGAGGCAAAAGGTGGAACTCTTGAGGAGGGTGAGGAATGGTCTGATGCTGAGAACTTTATGAGTGATGATGAGTTTGACAATGacgaagatgatgatgaagatgattggagtgatgaagatgatgatacaCCCCCAGATTTCGACGAAGATGGGAAAACACTGAATATTGGAGTGAGCAAACCAGTCAAAGATGAAGATAATTCGAGACAGAATGATGGAAAGGTACTTGTTCCAGTGTTGCCAGATGGTCGGCCAAGAGAGCGCTGGTAA